The Chloroflexi bacterium ADurb.Bin180 sequence GTCGGGTCACGATCAGATACTACGGTCGTGACCCGACAACGGAAACTACTTGGCGACCCCCATGCGGCTCACTTTCGCACCGCACACCGAACAGGTGCCCTTGGTGGCCTTGCGGCCGTTCTTCAGGGTGACCACCTTGGGATTCTTCACTTCCTGTTGCGCCTTGCACTTGAAGCAGTACGCCTTCATCTTGCACCTCCGCCAGAATCAGGCAGCACTCAACCGTGCCTGTAAGGGCATTCTAACATAGCTATCGCAGGAAAAGCAAAATCGTCAAATGGCGCGTATCGCCTTTGCCCTGTCGGCAGGACGGCTCCTATAATCAAGTTATGGACCTGACCGAGGCACTCCAAGCTCTTCGCACCGATCCGCGGTTCTGTGAAAACATCGTCGCCTGGGTCCGGCAACCCGCGCGAGCCGCTCGATTTGGGCCGTTCCCCGAGGCTATCGATGCTCGAGTCCGGGAAGCGATTCGCAGTCGGGGAATCGACGCACTCTACACACACCAGGCAGACGCGATAGCCGCCACACTTCGGGGCGAGAACGTTGTCGTTGTTGCCGGTCCGGCCTCGGGCAAGACCCTGTGCTACAACCTGCCAGTGCTGGACGTTCTCGTTCGTGAGCCTCAGGCGCGAGCACTCTATCTGTTCCCCACCAAGGCCCTCGCGCAAGACCAACAGGCCGCATGGCAGGAGCTGACTCGGGGCATTCTGGGGCCAGGCGCAGCAGCCACCTACGACGGAGATACCGCCACTGGCTCACGCGCCAGAGCCAGGCGCGAAGCTCAGGTCCTGATCACCAATCCCGATATGGTCCACCTTGGCGTCCTGCCTCATCACACGCGCTGGCACGAGTTCTTTGCCAACCTCAGATTCGTCGTGCTGGACGAAATGCACGCCTACTGCGGATTGCTGGGCGGACACGTGGCCAATGTGCTACGGCGACTGCGACGGGTGTGCGAGCTCTATGGCTCCAGGCCGCAATTCGTGCTCTGCTCGGCCACCATCGCCAATCCCGCCGAGCTCGCTGCCGGGCTCATCGGCCAACCGGCCACTCTGGTGGACAACGACGGTTCGCCAGCGGGAGAGTCTCACTTTCTCTTCTACAACCCACCGTTGATCGACCCTGCCCGCGGTCTCAGGCGCGGGCAGCTCGCCGAGTCGGCCGCTCTGGCCTCATTCTTTGTGGAGAAGGGCTTATCGACCATCGCCTTCCACACCGGAAGACGAGGCACCGAGCTGCTGCTCAGATACCTGAGGAGCGCGCTGAAGGAGCAAGGCTGCTCACCGAACCAGGTCAGCGGATATCGAGGTGGGTATCTGCCCCGCGAGAGGAGAGAGATTGAGCGCCAACTGCGCGATGGCACCCTGCGCGGCGTGGTCACCACGAATGCGCTGGAACTGGGCATCGACATCGGTGAACTCAGCGTATGCATCCTCAGCGGCTACCCTGGCACAATCGCCAGTACCAGGCAGCAGGCGGGGCGAGCCGGCCGCCGCCAAGGCGCCTCCGCCACAGTACTGGTGGGAGGGCCCTCACCCCTGGACCAGTACCTGCTGACCCATCCCCGCCACCTCCTGGAACGGACGCCAGAACTGGCCTTGATCGCCCCGGACAACCCCTATCTTCTGCGCTCGCACCTCAAGTGCGCCACCTTTGAGCTCCCCTTTGAGGTAGACGAGCAGTATGCACCCGGCGCCGCTGCCGAGCCGTTGCTCTCGGAGATCGCTGCCTCTGAGGGCGTCCTACACCGCTCCGGGCGCAAGTGGTTCTGGATGGACAGCGGCTATCCGGCTTCGAGCGTCTCTTTGCGCACTGCCAGCGCCAGCCGAGTCGCCATCGTGAGTGCACAGGGGACCACGGTCGGGTTGGTGGATGCGCCGGGCGCCGTGCAGTTGGCTCATGAGGGAGCGGTCTACATGCACGAAGGCGTCACCTACGAAGTGCAGCGATTGGACCTCGAGGCGGGCGTGGCCACAGTTCGCGCCAGAGAGACAGAGTACTTTACTCAAGCCTCGCTGGATTCCAGAGTGGACGTGCTGCAGGTTGAGGCCTCCGAGCCCGGGACAGCGACAACACGAGGATGGGGACAGGTGCGCGTTCGCACCAAGGCCACCAGTTACGGCCGGTTTGCCTGGTACACCCACGAAAAGCTCGAAACCGTGCCGTTGGACCTACCCGAGATGGAGCTCCTGACAACCGCCTACTGGCTGCACCTGGGCGCAGAGCTGGTGAAATCCCTGGCTGACCTGGGAGACTGGACTATCGCCGCCCTGCGCTCCTACGGACCGGACTGGGCAGAGCAGAGAAATCGCGCTCGCGCCAGAGACCAATACCGCTGTCGCAACTGCGGCCGGCCGGAGCTGCCTGGCAAGCAACTGGATGTCCATCACCTGCAGCCTTTCCGCACCTTTGATTACCGACCGGGCGAGAACGACAACTACCTGCGGGCGAACCGACTGGACAACCTCATCTCGCTGTGCCCGGACTGTCATCGGCAACTCGAGACCTCAAGGGACATGCAGGGGACACTCGAGGGTTTGGCCTGCGTGTTTCGCAGTCTGGCGCCGCTATTCCTGATGTGCGATCCGCGTGACCTCGGAATGGCCGTCGACCTGGACATGGGCTTTAGCAAAGCACCCACGATAGTGATCTACGACCTTGTACCGGGGGGAGTAGGATTCAGCGAGGAGCTTTACGCGCGTCACGAGGCGATACTCGCTGCCTGTTTGGACCGGGTCCGTGAGTGCCAGTGTGAGGAGGGATGCCCTGCTTGCGTGGGAGCGCCCCCTGAACGGGGTTTGGGGGCCAAGCGTCGCGTTCTCGACCTGCTGGGCAGGCTGGTCAACCCGCGTGCGGACGCCGCCGGCCAGGCGTAGTTATCTGCTCGGCGCCAGAGTGAGCACACCCTCAGCCTGAGCCAGCACCTCCGAGCGCTCGTACAGCATCTGCTGCGGCTGAACCGCCTGCCAGGCACCAATCATATCGTCGTAATGCCGACTGAGGGGCTGACCCGATTGACCGGTAGTGTGCTGGTAGAGCGACTCGTCCCAGTGCCCCACGTCCACTATCTGACGGTACGACGGAAGAGACTCGACGTCGAAAGATCCTGGATAGTAGGCGTTGGCGTTGACCGTGCACCAGGTGCCAGGTGCCGCCACGGGCCCGCGGTTCAGGAGCAAACCCAGGGCCGGCACGGATCCCAGGACGTGCTTGAAAGTAGCGGTATGCACCTTACCCCAGGCCCACTGGCTGTCCAGGTTGCCCACCAGGTCCCCGTAGTGACGCCTCCAGAACTCCATTGCCTCTCCGACGCTCTTCCGCAGTATCTGGTCGCGACTCTCGACCTCCGGAGTCGTCACATCGTCGAACCACGGGCTGTCAGGCTGGTCGATGATCCCGAACAAAACCTGGGCCATTCTGCCCCAGGAGCCCGGTTCGATCTGCACGCCCTGTAGCTCATCCCCGAACGTATTCATCAGCGCCCGCCATAGCACCACATCAGCGATGCCCGCAGCGCCGCTTTCGGGTCGCATCTGATAGTCCCACTGCTCGAAGAAGCGAAAGGCCCGCTCTTGCAGCCACCCCTGCGGGCCCAGTGCCAGAACGTACGGCATCACCCGCGCGGCAGCCAGCGAGTAGGCGTCGGCCTGGATGTTCCGCATGTCGGCCACAGTCAGGTGCTTCTTCCCCTGTAGTAGCTGCGTGATCCGTTGAGCCCGAGAGGGCTCCGCCCAGTTCGCCGAGAGGAAGTATGGGTAGTCATCCGCGACGATCTTGTTGTTGGCCGTGACCAGGTAGTGCTGCGGCGGGTTGTAGGCTGAAGGCAGCTCCTCAAACGGGATAGAGCCGTTCCATTCGTACTCGCCTGTCCAGCCGGGGACAGGCACCAGGCCCTGGCCCCGGCTGCGAATTGGGATTACTCCGGGAAGCTGGTAGCCAATGTTCCCCTGCGCATCTGCATAGAGCAAGTTCTGTGCAGGCGAATTCCAGTGTCTGAGGGCCGAACGGAACTGATCCCAGTTTTCAGCGCGATTGAGGAGGTGCAGGCTGGTAAAGATGCTGCCACTTTCCAATGCGGTCCATCGCAAGGCCAGGGGTGGACCCTGAACCTTGTCGTCGGAGGGCAGCAATGGTCCGTGGCGGGTCGTGCGAACGGTCAGCCAGACTGGCCCGCTTCGACCCTTCACCCAGATTTGCTCGGTCAGTTCACCGAGATCGTACCACTCGCCCCTGTATTCGTACTGACCAGCATCGTTCACGTGCTCGACATACAGGTCCTGAACGTCGACCCTCGAGTTGGTCATTCCCCAGGCGATCGACCTGTTGTGACCGATGACCACGCCGGGGCAACCCGGAAAGGAGGCTCCGATTACGTCAAGCGCGCCAGCAACAAGGTGAACCTCGTACCAGAGCGAAGGTATCTGGATGCCAAGATGCGGGTCATTGGCCAGAATGGGTCTGCCAGTTGCCGTCATAGACCCATCGACTACCCAGTTATTGCTGCCAGACCCCGAATCCGGATAGCCGCTCAGTTGTCTGAATTGGCGCCATCCCGTCAGCAACGACTCGTCAGCCAGCCTCAGGCCCGCCGTCTCCTCAGGGACAACCACCGGAGCACCTTCAGGATAGGCAGGGAACAGTTCGCTCGCCTTCTGCTCACCGAGTTTGGCGGTGAGCCTCTGCCTTTCGAGCTCATCCTCCCAGTTTCCGTCGAGCCCCATAGCCATCACTTTGGTCCAGCCCAGCGAGTCGGTCACCGTCCACGGCTCAGGGGCAAACCCCAGCAGCTGAAACTCGAGCGGCAAGTGGTTGCGGTGGGTGCCAATGAAGGCATTCACCCCTTCTGCATAGGCGGTCAGTTCGGCGAGCACCTCCGGGGGCAGGGTTTCCACATCGCGTTGCGCGGCGCGATACAGTCCCAGCGTCCGCACAAGACGGTCGGTGTCAAGCGTCGACTCGCCCAGCACCTCCGACAACCGGCCAGCCGCCAGCCTTCGATTGAACTCCATCTGCCACAGCCGGTCCTGAGCGTGAACATAGCCCTGAGCAAAGTAGGCATCGCGCTCGAACTCGGCATAGATGTGCGGTACCCCCCACCGGTCCCGGATGATCTCGACCTGGCCCTGGAGCCCGTCGAGTTCAGCCCGTCCGTCAGTGCGGGGAAACGTGGCGCGGAACATCACCTGGTAGACTCCGCCCACGAACAAGAGTGCGGCGATGAGCAGTACCAGGACCGCTGTCGAGAACGCTCGTTTGAGGATCTTGATCAAACTGGCCTCACTTGTCCTTCACTCGCCGAGTCGCGCGCCGGCTGACCACTGGGCAAGTACAAGAGATGCACTGTCAGCTCAGGCACTCAGCAGCCAGCGTCGCACACCACCGCTACGGCCTCAATCTCGACCTTGGCACCCAGAGGCAGCGCCACGACCTGTATTGCTGAGCGGGAAGGTGGCTGGGACGGGAAGAACTCGCCATAGACCTCGTTCATTGCCGGCCAATCCTTCATGTCGGCCAGAAAGACCGTCGTCTTGATCGCATGGGCGAGGTCTGAGCCAGCAGCCTCCAGAATGGCCTGCAGGTTCAGCAGCACTTGCCGTGTCTGAGCGACGATATCCGGTCCTGCCAGCTCACGAGTGCCCGGAATGAGGCCAATCTGGCCCGCTGTGAACACGAGATCCCCAACTCGAACCGCCTGCGAATAGGGCCCGACCGCCGCTGGTGCGTTCGGGGTAGAGCAGATCTGCCTGGACATGCGCCCCCCTTGTGACGATTGCTGCCAGAGATTCTACTCACTGCGACCCTTCCGGCCAAGTCTGGCGCCAACGGACAGGATCCAGCCGGGCTCTTTGACACATCCGGGCGCGGCCGCTATACTGGTCGAACCATGTTTCTGAAACGCCTCGAGCTCCGCGGATTCAAGACCTTTGCTTCCTATACCGACCTCGTCTTTGACGCCGGCGTCACGGCCATCGTCGGTCCCAATGGCAGCGGCAAGTCCAACATCGCCGACGCGGTGCGCTGGGTGCTCGGCGAACAGAGCTATGCCGCTCTGCGTGGCAAACGCACCGAAGACATGATCTTTGCCGGCACCAGCCGCCGTCCGCAGATGGGCATGGCCGAGGCTATCCTCACCTTTGACAATTCCAGCCGTTGGCTGCCCATCGACTTTGCCGAGGTCACAGTCTGTCGCCGGGCCTACCGTTCGGGCGAGAACCAGTACCTGGTCAATGGCAGTCGGGTGCGTCTGCGAGATGTGCTGGACATGCTGGGCAAGGCATCACTGGGACGTCAGGGTTTTGTGGTCATCGGCCAGGGACTGGTCGATGCGGCTCTCACCCTGCGCCCTGAGGAGCGTCGCGTCCTCTTTGAGGTGGCGGCGGGCATTCACATCTACCAGGACAAGCGCACCGACTCGCTGAACAAACTCGCTGAGACGAAGCAGAATACCCTGCGCCTCAACGACATCACGGCCGAGCTTGCGCCTCGTGTCCGGGACCTGGAGCACCAGGCCAGGCGAGCGCAGGAGCGCGAGGTGGTTAGCCGAGACCTGGAGAAGCTGCTACGGGTCTGGTACGGCTACCAGTGGCACCGTCTGCAGTTGCGAGTCAACGAAGCTGAGAATGCTTTGCATAGTCAGCAGGAAGAACTCGACCTGTGGCGTGGCAAGCAGCACGAAGTTGAGGCTCTGGTTGGCGGAACGCTTGAACGCCAGGCCGAGCTGCGACGGCAGCTCAGTCTGTGGCACAAGGAGAGTGGAGAGCTGCACAGCCGAGCCGAACTAACCGGGCGAGAGCTGGCAGTAAGCCGCGAGCGGTTGAACCTGTTGCAGGTTCGCCAGTCGGAGCTGAGCCTCGAGGCAGGGCAACTCGAAAGCAGGCGCGCACGGCTGCAGGCCATTCTGGCCACCGCCCAGACCGACCTCGAATCAACCCAGGCGCAGTTGGCTACTGAGACGGCCCGGGTGGACGGGCTCAAAGTCGCGTTCAAGCAGACTGAAGCAGCGCGCATCCAACGCTCGCAGGCAGTCGATCAGGCCCGGGATGGAGCCTACGCCCTTGCCTCGTCCCTGGCCGAGGCAAAGAACAAGCTCGCATCGCTCCAGGAACGACGAATGCAGGTCGTCGCCGAGCACGACAAGGCGCAGCAGGATGTGGCCACTGTTGAAGCGCAACTCGCTGAGCTCAGGTCGAGTCTCGCTCAGGCCCACGAACAGAGCGAAGCAACCAGGGCCGCTGCCACAGAGACCGAGCAGCGCCGGGCCAGGCTGCAGAAGGAGCTCGCGGATGGCGAGCGCGATGTGGAGTCACGTCGGCAGGCGGTCGAGGCGGCAGCGCGCAATCGGCAGAGGGCAGAGGACCGTCAGGAGCTGCTGTCTGGCCTGCGTTCGAGCATGGCCGGCCTGGCGCCCGGCGTCAAGGCCGTGCTCGAGGCACGCCAGCGGCTCTCTGGCATCATTGGCCCGGTGACTGAGCTATTGCAGGTTCCGCCGGAACTGGAGCGGGCTATCGAATCGGCGCTGGGTACCTACGGGCAGGCGCTCGTCGTAGAGCGCTGGGAGGATGCCTCTGGCGCAATAGCCGAGCTTCGCCGCCAGGACTCGGGATGGGCCACCTTCCTTCCCCTCGACTCTCTCAGCCCGTCACCAACCAAGCTGCCTCCGGGCGATTCCGAGGTCATCGGTCTGGCTCAGCAGCTAGTTACTTACGAAACACGTTTTGAACGAGTTGCCCAGCTCCTGCTCGGTCAGGTCGTCGTGGTAAAAGACCTGGAGGCAGCCAGACGCATTCGCACCAGATTACAGCCTGGCCAGCGCATAGTCACTCTCACTGGTGAAACGGTGCAGAGCACGGGCGTGCTGAGCGGCGGCTCGCCCAGGAACGCGAGTTGCGCGAGCTGCCAGTCCAGGTAGCCGCGCTGCGTGCTGAAGAGGAGCGCCTGGCCGGGGCTCTCGGCGAGGCGGAGCGAGAACTCGCCGCCTGCCGCGAGGGGCTGAACGCCGCCGTGGAGGAGCTCAGGCAAATCGCGCAGCGACGCGATGCGGCCACCAAGGCCGCTGCCACGACAGAGGGTAGAATCGAACGTCTTCTTTCGGAAAACGAGTGGCGGCGCAAGCTCAGCCGCGACCAGCACCAGGAGTTGCAGGCTCTGGAGACGCGCGCAACCGAGCTGAACGCCCAGATTCGCAGTCTGTCCGAACAGCATACGGTCCAGAGACAGCAGCTCGACAGAGCGCTGGCCGCTCAGCAAGAAGAGCAGCACCGGGACCAAGAGTCGCGTCAGGCCATCGCAGAAGCAGAGACGTCGTTGGCCGTCTTGCGGCGGCAGTCTCAGGCGCTGGAGCAGTCTCTGCTCGCCCAGCGAGCTGAACTGGAACGGTTCGAGAAAGACGCGGCCAGCAGTGCGCAGCGCATGGCCCAGGCGGGGTACGAGGCCGAACAGATCAGTCAGCGGGTCGCGACGCTCCAGATTGAATCGACCGAACTCTCCACTCAGGTGGCTGCCTTGTCCGCCTTGATCGATCCGGCCGAGGCGGAGCTCAACGGCCTGGAAAACCAGGTTCAGGGCCTGGAGAACGAACTCGCTGGCATTCGTCGTCGCGCTTCAGAGCTCGACACCCTGTTTGGCCAACAGCTACTGGAGAAAGAGCGGCGCGTAGACGCGTTCGCCTCACTTGAGCGCCGCATCGAGGAGGATTTGGGCGACATTGAGTACCCCACGGAGCGGGTGAAGCAGTTGCGGCTCGAGTTCCTCGGTCAGCAGCTGCCCCTGACCGAGTCCGAAGTCGTGCAGGAGGACCTGAGCAGCGAGATCAAGGACCTCAAGGCCCGGCTGCGACGAATGGGCACGGTCAACCCGAATGCCCCTCAGGAGTTCGCAGAGGTCTCTCAGCGCTATCAGTACCTCAAGTCGCAGATCGCCGACCTGGAGCAGTCTGCTGCCTCGCTTGAGCAGGTCATCAAGGAGCTCGACGAAGTAATGAAGACCGAGTTCCTCAAGGTCTTTCACGCGGTGGCAGCCGAGTTCTCTCGCTATTTCCAGGTTCTTTTCCAGGGCGGGCAGGCCCGCATCGCACTCACTGATCCGGACAATCCGTCGACCACAGGAGTGGAGATCTTTGCCCGACCGCCCGGCAAACGTCAGCAGTCTCTGGCCCTCTTGTCAGGTGGTGAGCGGGCGCTCACTGCGGCAGCCCTCGTGTTTGCGGTGCTCAAGACGCGCCCCTTGCCCTTCTGCTTCCTAGACGAGGTCGATGCAATGCTGGACGAAGCAAACGTGGGGCGTTTTCGTAGTCAACTGCTCGAGTTCTCCGAGCTCACCCAGTTCATTGTCATCACCCACAACCGCCAGACAGTGGAGGCGGCCAACACCGTCTATGGTATCTCGATGGGCGAAGACGGCGCCTCCAAGACCATCTCGCTCCGATTGCAGGAGCGCCTGCCGATGCCACCTCCTGCTGCCCAGGCAGAACCAACGCCACCCGCCGCTTGAGGGTCACTCAGCGCTCATGGCAGCTCAGTACACCCGACCACGAGTCCACCTCATCGCCACCGGTGGAACTATCGCTATGCGTGAGGACAATGGCGCAGGCGGGGCAGTTCTCGCACTGACCGCCGCAGACCTGGCGGGCAGTCTGCGTTTCGCCACCGTCTCCCTGCCCGAGATTACCACCGAGGAGTATGGTCCTCTTCCCAGCTGCCAGTTCACTATCGATCATCTGTGGGGCTTGCGCCAGCGGGTGATGCAACTCCTGCAAGACGGAACGGACGATCGCGGCTCGGCGCCGGCCATCGTAATCACCCACGGCACTGACACGCTCGAGGAGACGGCCTATCTGCTGGACCTGACCGTGCCTTCTCCTGTACCGGTCGTCATCACCGGCGCGATGCGAGTGGCATCAGATCCGGGTTACGACGGCATGGCCAATCTGCTCGCCGCCATCAGGGTGGCCTCCTCTCCGCAGTCATGCGGATTGGGGACGTTGGTAGTGATGAATGACGAGATCCATACTGCGCGCGATGTGACCAAGACCGACAGTCAGAGCCTCGACACCTTCCAGTCCCCCGTCTGGGGGCCCATCGGGCGCGTTGATGCCGGCCAGGTGCGCACAGCTAGGCGCATCGAGCGCAGCATCATCGCCGCGCCGCGGCTGGAGCAGCGTGTCGTTCTGCTCAAGTTGGCTGTGGGAATGGATGCCGACCTGGTGACCCTTGCGGTTGACCGCGGGGCAAAGGGGCTGGTCATTGAGACCTTTGGCGGCGGCCGCGTGCCCCCGTGGTGGCTGGAGCCAATCCGCCAGGCAGCGGCAGCCGGTGTGGCGGTTGCCGTGACCACGCGCTGCCTGTCGGGGAACTTGGGTGACCCGTACCGCTACGAAGGCGCTTTTTCCGACCTCGTGGAGGCGGGTTGCCTGGTAGCCCCTGGCCTGAATGGCCCAAAGGCGCGCCTTCGGCTGATGGCCGCCCTCGCCGCGGGCAGCAACGCCGATGATGTCCGCCATCTGTACGAATCGGACCAGAGCCATGCGCCATTCCTCAAGTAGCCAGACGAGCAGCCGCGCAACCTGCCCAGCCAATACCTGGGTTCGCGCCCGCCCTGTGCCTCGCCCAGATGCCGGCGTCTCCCTGAACCATCTCACGCTGGCACGGGTGATGTCATGACAACTGTCCACGAACTCATCGTGCAAACAGGCGGCCAGCGCATAGATAGCTGGGTAGCGGAAGCGTTGCCTCATCTATCGCGCTCCTACGTTCGCAAGCTCATCGACGTCGGCCTGGTCACTGTACGCGCCCACGCGGTGAAACCCAGCCTCAAGGTTCAGGTCGGCGACGTTGTTCGCATCGACGAGCCGGAACCAGAGCCTCTTACCCTCACTGCGGAAGCCATACCCCTGCCGGTCGTGTTTGAGAACGCGGACCTGCTGGTGGTGGACAAACCAGCCGGCATGGTCGTTCACCCTGCTC is a genomic window containing:
- a CDS encoding putative ATP-dependent helicase Lhr yields the protein MDLTEALQALRTDPRFCENIVAWVRQPARAARFGPFPEAIDARVREAIRSRGIDALYTHQADAIAATLRGENVVVVAGPASGKTLCYNLPVLDVLVREPQARALYLFPTKALAQDQQAAWQELTRGILGPGAAATYDGDTATGSRARARREAQVLITNPDMVHLGVLPHHTRWHEFFANLRFVVLDEMHAYCGLLGGHVANVLRRLRRVCELYGSRPQFVLCSATIANPAELAAGLIGQPATLVDNDGSPAGESHFLFYNPPLIDPARGLRRGQLAESAALASFFVEKGLSTIAFHTGRRGTELLLRYLRSALKEQGCSPNQVSGYRGGYLPRERREIERQLRDGTLRGVVTTNALELGIDIGELSVCILSGYPGTIASTRQQAGRAGRRQGASATVLVGGPSPLDQYLLTHPRHLLERTPELALIAPDNPYLLRSHLKCATFELPFEVDEQYAPGAAAEPLLSEIAASEGVLHRSGRKWFWMDSGYPASSVSLRTASASRVAIVSAQGTTVGLVDAPGAVQLAHEGAVYMHEGVTYEVQRLDLEAGVATVRARETEYFTQASLDSRVDVLQVEASEPGTATTRGWGQVRVRTKATSYGRFAWYTHEKLETVPLDLPEMELLTTAYWLHLGAELVKSLADLGDWTIAALRSYGPDWAEQRNRARARDQYRCRNCGRPELPGKQLDVHHLQPFRTFDYRPGENDNYLRANRLDNLISLCPDCHRQLETSRDMQGTLEGLACVFRSLAPLFLMCDPRDLGMAVDLDMGFSKAPTIVIYDLVPGGVGFSEELYARHEAILAACLDRVRECQCEEGCPACVGAPPERGLGAKRRVLDLLGRLVNPRADAAGQA
- the quiP gene encoding Acyl-homoserine lactone acylase QuiP precursor: MIKILKRAFSTAVLVLLIAALLFVGGVYQVMFRATFPRTDGRAELDGLQGQVEIIRDRWGVPHIYAEFERDAYFAQGYVHAQDRLWQMEFNRRLAAGRLSEVLGESTLDTDRLVRTLGLYRAAQRDVETLPPEVLAELTAYAEGVNAFIGTHRNHLPLEFQLLGFAPEPWTVTDSLGWTKVMAMGLDGNWEDELERQRLTAKLGEQKASELFPAYPEGAPVVVPEETAGLRLADESLLTGWRQFRQLSGYPDSGSGSNNWVVDGSMTATGRPILANDPHLGIQIPSLWYEVHLVAGALDVIGASFPGCPGVVIGHNRSIAWGMTNSRVDVQDLYVEHVNDAGQYEYRGEWYDLGELTEQIWVKGRSGPVWLTVRTTRHGPLLPSDDKVQGPPLALRWTALESGSIFTSLHLLNRAENWDQFRSALRHWNSPAQNLLYADAQGNIGYQLPGVIPIRSRGQGLVPVPGWTGEYEWNGSIPFEELPSAYNPPQHYLVTANNKIVADDYPYFLSANWAEPSRAQRITQLLQGKKHLTVADMRNIQADAYSLAAARVMPYVLALGPQGWLQERAFRFFEQWDYQMRPESGAAGIADVVLWRALMNTFGDELQGVQIEPGSWGRMAQVLFGIIDQPDSPWFDDVTTPEVESRDQILRKSVGEAMEFWRRHYGDLVGNLDSQWAWGKVHTATFKHVLGSVPALGLLLNRGPVAAPGTWCTVNANAYYPGSFDVESLPSYRQIVDVGHWDESLYQHTTGQSGQPLSRHYDDMIGAWQAVQPQQMLYERSEVLAQAEGVLTLAPSR
- the yabJ gene encoding Enamine/imine deaminase encodes the protein MSRQICSTPNAPAAVGPYSQAVRVGDLVFTAGQIGLIPGTRELAGPDIVAQTRQVLLNLQAILEAAGSDLAHAIKTTVFLADMKDWPAMNEVYGEFFPSQPPSRSAIQVVALPLGAKVEIEAVAVVCDAGC
- the smc_2 gene encoding Chromosome partition protein Smc; protein product: MFLKRLELRGFKTFASYTDLVFDAGVTAIVGPNGSGKSNIADAVRWVLGEQSYAALRGKRTEDMIFAGTSRRPQMGMAEAILTFDNSSRWLPIDFAEVTVCRRAYRSGENQYLVNGSRVRLRDVLDMLGKASLGRQGFVVIGQGLVDAALTLRPEERRVLFEVAAGIHIYQDKRTDSLNKLAETKQNTLRLNDITAELAPRVRDLEHQARRAQEREVVSRDLEKLLRVWYGYQWHRLQLRVNEAENALHSQQEELDLWRGKQHEVEALVGGTLERQAELRRQLSLWHKESGELHSRAELTGRELAVSRERLNLLQVRQSELSLEAGQLESRRARLQAILATAQTDLESTQAQLATETARVDGLKVAFKQTEAARIQRSQAVDQARDGAYALASSLAEAKNKLASLQERRMQVVAEHDKAQQDVATVEAQLAELRSSLAQAHEQSEATRAAATETEQRRARLQKELADGERDVESRRQAVEAAARNRQRAEDRQELLSGLRSSMAGLAPGVKAVLEARQRLSGIIGPVTELLQVPPELERAIESALGTYGQALVVERWEDASGAIAELRRQDSGWATFLPLDSLSPSPTKLPPGDSEVIGLAQQLVTYETRFERVAQLLLGQVVVVKDLEAARRIRTRLQPGQRIVTLTGETVQSTGVLSGGSPRNASCASCQSR
- the smc_3 gene encoding Chromosome partition protein Smc, translated to MRELPVQVAALRAEEERLAGALGEAERELAACREGLNAAVEELRQIAQRRDAATKAAATTEGRIERLLSENEWRRKLSRDQHQELQALETRATELNAQIRSLSEQHTVQRQQLDRALAAQQEEQHRDQESRQAIAEAETSLAVLRRQSQALEQSLLAQRAELERFEKDAASSAQRMAQAGYEAEQISQRVATLQIESTELSTQVAALSALIDPAEAELNGLENQVQGLENELAGIRRRASELDTLFGQQLLEKERRVDAFASLERRIEEDLGDIEYPTERVKQLRLEFLGQQLPLTESEVVQEDLSSEIKDLKARLRRMGTVNPNAPQEFAEVSQRYQYLKSQIADLEQSAASLEQVIKELDEVMKTEFLKVFHAVAAEFSRYFQVLFQGGQARIALTDPDNPSTTGVEIFARPPGKRQQSLALLSGGERALTAAALVFAVLKTRPLPFCFLDEVDAMLDEANVGRFRSQLLEFSELTQFIVITHNRQTVEAANTVYGISMGEDGASKTISLRLQERLPMPPPAAQAEPTPPAA
- the ansA gene encoding L-asparaginase; amino-acid sequence: MREDNGAGGAVLALTAADLAGSLRFATVSLPEITTEEYGPLPSCQFTIDHLWGLRQRVMQLLQDGTDDRGSAPAIVITHGTDTLEETAYLLDLTVPSPVPVVITGAMRVASDPGYDGMANLLAAIRVASSPQSCGLGTLVVMNDEIHTARDVTKTDSQSLDTFQSPVWGPIGRVDAGQVRTARRIERSIIAAPRLEQRVVLLKLAVGMDADLVTLAVDRGAKGLVIETFGGGRVPPWWLEPIRQAAAAGVAVAVTTRCLSGNLGDPYRYEGAFSDLVEAGCLVAPGLNGPKARLRLMAALAAGSNADDVRHLYESDQSHAPFLK